Proteins encoded together in one Acipenser ruthenus chromosome 22, fAciRut3.2 maternal haplotype, whole genome shotgun sequence window:
- the ciita gene encoding MHC class II transactivator isoform X1, producing MVHFEEVLSRVRSSLCSASPRGVQGLLSHLLEAGVLSRDYYLCLLKEKDAEDLARRISLPVWEKWDCCHSTIHCALDKAQSCKTKSQAAPTNPRAQDAGMDPSVLGEHSFLSLLHSDTLLGDIPLGFPEGPFPCDAEGNQLSLDSPNIFDYLLSDLMVPNERILSPTPFEYNENIEKILKFLEEDQQENLGEEMEMTLSDLETTCQDPARNTQYPKRDLNPADANSVDTRKPKHQKRDPRANRALEKKKRGWRKSCRPDQRKAQRASSPAHPVHGFVTFTLPISSLAAAGNTTLIAGGSLAPTPAPTAFQVIQNFTVPQQVFGIPVANAVHPGGPTFVIVPAAPVSSPGAAGTPSSPVAGTVVDAAVARHPDSPSSPASPSAVSVNRSLSPASLPSTQPITTDAVTSPCKGSQSPLRSLKTPEKPKSVEEFKESIRSYLLDTCQFVGTEDEVSLESLHIDVPLIHRQVKIKTGKNANKCLEKELIICDAAERRRAEIPRSQIFHLNGEGSKDSKVMALLGKAGLGKSTLVQKLCQDWSRGDFQQFELVFWFACKRLNLSGKRFGLRNLLFSLFAVPPPENTDEVFRYLLRNPEKVLIIFDGFDDFQDCEGLLHCPATSSSKEIYSIKDLFSGLFQKKLLIGSTVLVTARPKEMFNQFLGKVDKIVELSGFTPEDIELYMSRYFKGTSYCDGAWRKVQNNGFLFSLCSTPLICRLVCFLLEHFDMSKDLPSTLTGLYCHVFYQKMHVNAYAAGPLNRQQKQNVPDLGALAWEGVQDHKCLLNPRDLSSEELKEFGLSSGILSPHPASEGREEGGFGLGFAHLITQNFLGALHLILAKNISGKSLMKQVLLEKKKKKPEEDWLDVLRRFLVGLLFQPAECSYLDCLSAEAVVSKKDALTEYLKKIKPSDLNPSRLLELCHCVYETGNMGLVKHMVSKLPSELSFRGTPLSPPDVFVLQHLLNKTRRAFTLDLHETGIDLHGIKQLVGQKSVTSFRASISDTISLWEHLHQTGEQGLLKDSISKFTINPFKASRISDVEHLCLLVQIYRERKLPSCDTETGPGDEIFEIPAVKELRKLEFALGPVYGSVGFLKLVEVLPAFERLQHLDLEALTDNKIGDRGVERLTGAFPALSSLETLNLSQNYIGDRGAERLAQCLPSLVSLKHLSLYSNLIGDCGAENMAKALPEMKSLTELDVKYNKITDVGAQKLTESLKSCLWIKSLAMWNQSIPHGVLEHMKQQDSRINLL from the exons ATGGTTCACTTTGAAGAGGTGCTCTCCCGCGTGAGGAGCTCGCTGTGCAGTGCCTCCCCCCGCGGGGTCCAGGGCTTGCTGTCACACCTGCTGGAGGCTGGTGTCCTGTCCCGGGATTACTACCTGTGCCTGCTCAAGGAGAAGGATGCAGAGGACCTGGCCAGGAGGATCTCTCTCCCAGTGTGGGAGAAATGGGACTGCTGCCACAGCACCATCCACTGTGCGCTGGACAAAGCACAGAGCTGCAAAACCAAGTCACAAGCAGCTCCGACCA ACCCCCGAGCCCAGGATGCAGGCATGGACCCCTCAGTCCTGGGAGAGCACAGCTTCCTGAGCCTGCTGCACAGCGACACACTGCTGGGGGACATTCCACTCGGCTTCCCTGAGGGACCCTTTCCCTGCG ATGCGGAAGGTAACCAGCTCTCTCTGGATTCTCCCAACATTTTCGACTACCTGCTGTCAGACCTGATGGTGCCCAACGAGAGAATCCTCTCTCCGACCCCTTTTGAGTACAACGAAAACATCG aaaaaatattgaagtTTTTAGAGGAAGACCAGCAAGAGAATTTGG GGGAAGAAATGGAGATGACACTTTCAGACCTGGAAACCACGTGCCAGGACCCCGCGAGAAACACCCAATATCCCAAGAGAG ACCTGAACCCAGCCGATGCCAACTCTGTGGATACAAGGAAACCGAAGCACCAGAAAAGAG ATCCCCGAGCAAACCGAGCGCTTGAGAAAAAGAAGCGAGGCTGGAGGAAGAGCTGCCGACCCGACCagagaaaagcacagagag CGAGTTCTCCCGCACACCCTGTCCACGGGTTTGTCACTTTCACACTTCCCATCTCCAGCCTCGCTGCTGCTGGAAACACTACACTCATTGCTG GAGGCTCTTTGGCCCCTACCCCTGCACCCACAGCCTTCCAGGTCATTCAGAACTTCACCGTCCCTCAGCAGGTCTTCGGTATCCCTGTCGCCAACGCTGTGCACCCTGGGGGCCCGACGTTTGTGATTG TGCCTGCTGCTCCAGTGTCCTCTCCCGGGGCTGCAGGAACTCCCAGCTCACCCG TCGCAGGTACTGTCGTCGATGCTGCTGTCGCCAGGCACCCTGACAGCCCCTCCTCTCCCGCTAGCCCCTCTGCTGTGTCTGTGAACAGATCCCTTTCTCCAGCCTCTCTCCCCAGCACCCAGCCCATCACTACCG ATGCAGTGACGTCCCCCTGCAAAGGATCGCAGTCTCCACTGCGGTCCCTGAAGACCCCTGAGAAACCCA AGTCTGTTGAAGAGTTTAAAGAGTCCATAAGAAGTTACCTGCTCGACACCTGCCAATTCGTGGGCACGGAGGACGAAGTGTCCCTGGAGTCTCTTCACATTGACGTGCCTTTGATCCACAGGCAGGTCAAGATCAAAACGGGGAAGAACGCCAACAAGTGTCTGGAGAAGGAGCTGATCATCTGCGACGCAGCGGAGAGGAGGAGAGCCGAAATCCCCCGGAGCCAGATATTCCATCTCAACGGGGAGGGGTCGAAAGACTCCAAAGTGATGGCTTTGCTGGGAAAGGCCGGGCTGGGTAAAAGCACGCTCGTCCAGAAGCTTTGCCAGGACTGGTCCAGGGGGGACTTCCAGCAGTTTGAGTTGGTTTTCTGGTTCGCGTGCAAGAGGCTGAATCTGTCTGGGAAGCGCTTTGGGTTGAGGAACCTGCTCTTCAGTCTCTTTGCGGTGCCGCCCCCGGAGAACACCGATGAGGTCTTCAGATACCTCCTTCGCAACCCCGAGAAGGTCCTGATCATATTCGATGGCTTTGATGACTTCCAGGATTGCGAAGGCCTCCTTCATTGCCCTGCCACCAGCTCCTCCAAGGAGATCTACAGCATCAAGGACCTCTTTTCGGGTCTCTTTCAGAAGAAACTGCTCATCGGAAGCACGGTACTGGTCACTGCCAGACCCAAAGAAATGTTCAACCAGTTCTTGGGAAAGGTGGACAAGATAGTTGAGCTCAGTGGCTTCACCCCCGAAGACATTGAGCTGTACATGAGCAGGTACTTCAAGGGCACTTCATACTGCGACGGCGCGTGGAGGAAGGTCCAGAACAACGggtttctttttagtttgtgCTCTACCCCGCTGATATGCAGGTTAGTGTGCTTCCTCCTCGAACACTTTGACATGAGCAAAGACTTGCCGTCCACGCTCACGGGACTCTACTGCCACGTGTTCTACCAGAAGATGCACGTGAATGCGTACGCAGCGGGTCCTTTGAACAGGCAGCAGAAGCAGAACGTCCCTGATCTGGGCGCCCTAGCCTGGGAAGGGGTTCAGGACCACAAGTGCCTCCTGAACCCAAGAGACTTGTCATCCGAGGAGCTGAAGGAGTTCGGTCTGAGCAGCGGGATCCTGAGCCCTCACCCAGCGAGCGAGGGCAGAGAGGAGGGCGGCTTCGGCCTTGGGTTCGCTCATTTGATCACACAGAATTTCCTGGGGGCTCTGCACCTGATCTTGGCCAAAAACATCAGTGGCAAAAGCCTGATGAAGCAGGTCCTCCtggagaagaaaaagaagaagccTGAGGAAGACTGGCTGGACGTGCTGCGCAGGTTCCTGGTGGGGCTGCTGTTTCAACCCGCAGAGTGTTCATATCTGGACTGCTTGTCTGCCGAGGCTGTAGTGTCCAAGAAAGACGCGCTTACTGAATACTTGAAGAAGATCAAACCCAGCGATCTGAACCCTAGCAGGCTGCTTGAGCTGTGCCACTGTGTCTACGAGACGGGCAACATGGGCCTCGTGAAGCACATGGTCTCCAAGCTCCCCTCAGAGCTCTCCTTTAGGGGCACGCCTCTCTCCCCACCTGACGTGTTTGTACTGCAGCACCTCCTGAACAAAACCAGAAGAGCCTTCACCCTGGACCTGCACGAGACAGGCATCGACCTCCATGGAATCAAACAGCTGGTGGGGCAGAAGAGCGTAACGTCGTTCAG GGCTTCTATATCGGATACAATAAGCCTTTGGGAGCACCTGCACCAGACTGGGGAGCAAGGTCTTTTAAAGGACTCCATCTCCAAGTTCACTATCAACCCTTTCAAAGCCTCGCGGATCAGTGATGTTGAGCACCTCTGTCTGCTTGTGCAGATCTACCGGGAGAGGAAGCTTCCTTCATG TGACACAGAAACTGGGCCTGGCGATGAGATCTTTGAGATCCCAGCCGTGAAGGAACTCCGGAAGCTGGAATTTGC ACTCGGTCCTGTTTACGGATCTGTGGGGTTTTTAAAGCTGGTGGAGGTCCTTCCTGCGTTTGAGCGGCTGCAGCACCTGGA CCTTGAAGCACTGACCGATAACAAAATCGGGGACAGGGGAGTGGAGCGGCTGACGGGGGCTTTCCCTGCTTTATCATCGCTGGAGACGCTCAA CCTGTCCCAGAACTACATTGGAGATCGAGGAGCCGAGAGACTGGCACAGTGTCTTCCTTCCCTCGTGTCACTGAAGCATCTCAG
- the ciita gene encoding MHC class II transactivator isoform X2, whose protein sequence is MAAAIGDPRAQDAGMDPSVLGEHSFLSLLHSDTLLGDIPLGFPEGPFPCDAEGNQLSLDSPNIFDYLLSDLMVPNERILSPTPFEYNENIEKILKFLEEDQQENLGEEMEMTLSDLETTCQDPARNTQYPKRDLNPADANSVDTRKPKHQKRDPRANRALEKKKRGWRKSCRPDQRKAQRASSPAHPVHGFVTFTLPISSLAAAGNTTLIAGGSLAPTPAPTAFQVIQNFTVPQQVFGIPVANAVHPGGPTFVIVPAAPVSSPGAAGTPSSPVAGTVVDAAVARHPDSPSSPASPSAVSVNRSLSPASLPSTQPITTDAVTSPCKGSQSPLRSLKTPEKPKSVEEFKESIRSYLLDTCQFVGTEDEVSLESLHIDVPLIHRQVKIKTGKNANKCLEKELIICDAAERRRAEIPRSQIFHLNGEGSKDSKVMALLGKAGLGKSTLVQKLCQDWSRGDFQQFELVFWFACKRLNLSGKRFGLRNLLFSLFAVPPPENTDEVFRYLLRNPEKVLIIFDGFDDFQDCEGLLHCPATSSSKEIYSIKDLFSGLFQKKLLIGSTVLVTARPKEMFNQFLGKVDKIVELSGFTPEDIELYMSRYFKGTSYCDGAWRKVQNNGFLFSLCSTPLICRLVCFLLEHFDMSKDLPSTLTGLYCHVFYQKMHVNAYAAGPLNRQQKQNVPDLGALAWEGVQDHKCLLNPRDLSSEELKEFGLSSGILSPHPASEGREEGGFGLGFAHLITQNFLGALHLILAKNISGKSLMKQVLLEKKKKKPEEDWLDVLRRFLVGLLFQPAECSYLDCLSAEAVVSKKDALTEYLKKIKPSDLNPSRLLELCHCVYETGNMGLVKHMVSKLPSELSFRGTPLSPPDVFVLQHLLNKTRRAFTLDLHETGIDLHGIKQLVGQKSVTSFRASISDTISLWEHLHQTGEQGLLKDSISKFTINPFKASRISDVEHLCLLVQIYRERKLPSCDTETGPGDEIFEIPAVKELRKLEFALGPVYGSVGFLKLVEVLPAFERLQHLDLEALTDNKIGDRGVERLTGAFPALSSLETLNLSQNYIGDRGAERLAQCLPSLVSLKHLSLYSNLIGDCGAENMAKALPEMKSLTELDVKYNKITDVGAQKLTESLKSCLWIKSLAMWNQSIPHGVLEHMKQQDSRINLL, encoded by the exons ATGGCAGCGGCTATCGGAG ACCCCCGAGCCCAGGATGCAGGCATGGACCCCTCAGTCCTGGGAGAGCACAGCTTCCTGAGCCTGCTGCACAGCGACACACTGCTGGGGGACATTCCACTCGGCTTCCCTGAGGGACCCTTTCCCTGCG ATGCGGAAGGTAACCAGCTCTCTCTGGATTCTCCCAACATTTTCGACTACCTGCTGTCAGACCTGATGGTGCCCAACGAGAGAATCCTCTCTCCGACCCCTTTTGAGTACAACGAAAACATCG aaaaaatattgaagtTTTTAGAGGAAGACCAGCAAGAGAATTTGG GGGAAGAAATGGAGATGACACTTTCAGACCTGGAAACCACGTGCCAGGACCCCGCGAGAAACACCCAATATCCCAAGAGAG ACCTGAACCCAGCCGATGCCAACTCTGTGGATACAAGGAAACCGAAGCACCAGAAAAGAG ATCCCCGAGCAAACCGAGCGCTTGAGAAAAAGAAGCGAGGCTGGAGGAAGAGCTGCCGACCCGACCagagaaaagcacagagag CGAGTTCTCCCGCACACCCTGTCCACGGGTTTGTCACTTTCACACTTCCCATCTCCAGCCTCGCTGCTGCTGGAAACACTACACTCATTGCTG GAGGCTCTTTGGCCCCTACCCCTGCACCCACAGCCTTCCAGGTCATTCAGAACTTCACCGTCCCTCAGCAGGTCTTCGGTATCCCTGTCGCCAACGCTGTGCACCCTGGGGGCCCGACGTTTGTGATTG TGCCTGCTGCTCCAGTGTCCTCTCCCGGGGCTGCAGGAACTCCCAGCTCACCCG TCGCAGGTACTGTCGTCGATGCTGCTGTCGCCAGGCACCCTGACAGCCCCTCCTCTCCCGCTAGCCCCTCTGCTGTGTCTGTGAACAGATCCCTTTCTCCAGCCTCTCTCCCCAGCACCCAGCCCATCACTACCG ATGCAGTGACGTCCCCCTGCAAAGGATCGCAGTCTCCACTGCGGTCCCTGAAGACCCCTGAGAAACCCA AGTCTGTTGAAGAGTTTAAAGAGTCCATAAGAAGTTACCTGCTCGACACCTGCCAATTCGTGGGCACGGAGGACGAAGTGTCCCTGGAGTCTCTTCACATTGACGTGCCTTTGATCCACAGGCAGGTCAAGATCAAAACGGGGAAGAACGCCAACAAGTGTCTGGAGAAGGAGCTGATCATCTGCGACGCAGCGGAGAGGAGGAGAGCCGAAATCCCCCGGAGCCAGATATTCCATCTCAACGGGGAGGGGTCGAAAGACTCCAAAGTGATGGCTTTGCTGGGAAAGGCCGGGCTGGGTAAAAGCACGCTCGTCCAGAAGCTTTGCCAGGACTGGTCCAGGGGGGACTTCCAGCAGTTTGAGTTGGTTTTCTGGTTCGCGTGCAAGAGGCTGAATCTGTCTGGGAAGCGCTTTGGGTTGAGGAACCTGCTCTTCAGTCTCTTTGCGGTGCCGCCCCCGGAGAACACCGATGAGGTCTTCAGATACCTCCTTCGCAACCCCGAGAAGGTCCTGATCATATTCGATGGCTTTGATGACTTCCAGGATTGCGAAGGCCTCCTTCATTGCCCTGCCACCAGCTCCTCCAAGGAGATCTACAGCATCAAGGACCTCTTTTCGGGTCTCTTTCAGAAGAAACTGCTCATCGGAAGCACGGTACTGGTCACTGCCAGACCCAAAGAAATGTTCAACCAGTTCTTGGGAAAGGTGGACAAGATAGTTGAGCTCAGTGGCTTCACCCCCGAAGACATTGAGCTGTACATGAGCAGGTACTTCAAGGGCACTTCATACTGCGACGGCGCGTGGAGGAAGGTCCAGAACAACGggtttctttttagtttgtgCTCTACCCCGCTGATATGCAGGTTAGTGTGCTTCCTCCTCGAACACTTTGACATGAGCAAAGACTTGCCGTCCACGCTCACGGGACTCTACTGCCACGTGTTCTACCAGAAGATGCACGTGAATGCGTACGCAGCGGGTCCTTTGAACAGGCAGCAGAAGCAGAACGTCCCTGATCTGGGCGCCCTAGCCTGGGAAGGGGTTCAGGACCACAAGTGCCTCCTGAACCCAAGAGACTTGTCATCCGAGGAGCTGAAGGAGTTCGGTCTGAGCAGCGGGATCCTGAGCCCTCACCCAGCGAGCGAGGGCAGAGAGGAGGGCGGCTTCGGCCTTGGGTTCGCTCATTTGATCACACAGAATTTCCTGGGGGCTCTGCACCTGATCTTGGCCAAAAACATCAGTGGCAAAAGCCTGATGAAGCAGGTCCTCCtggagaagaaaaagaagaagccTGAGGAAGACTGGCTGGACGTGCTGCGCAGGTTCCTGGTGGGGCTGCTGTTTCAACCCGCAGAGTGTTCATATCTGGACTGCTTGTCTGCCGAGGCTGTAGTGTCCAAGAAAGACGCGCTTACTGAATACTTGAAGAAGATCAAACCCAGCGATCTGAACCCTAGCAGGCTGCTTGAGCTGTGCCACTGTGTCTACGAGACGGGCAACATGGGCCTCGTGAAGCACATGGTCTCCAAGCTCCCCTCAGAGCTCTCCTTTAGGGGCACGCCTCTCTCCCCACCTGACGTGTTTGTACTGCAGCACCTCCTGAACAAAACCAGAAGAGCCTTCACCCTGGACCTGCACGAGACAGGCATCGACCTCCATGGAATCAAACAGCTGGTGGGGCAGAAGAGCGTAACGTCGTTCAG GGCTTCTATATCGGATACAATAAGCCTTTGGGAGCACCTGCACCAGACTGGGGAGCAAGGTCTTTTAAAGGACTCCATCTCCAAGTTCACTATCAACCCTTTCAAAGCCTCGCGGATCAGTGATGTTGAGCACCTCTGTCTGCTTGTGCAGATCTACCGGGAGAGGAAGCTTCCTTCATG TGACACAGAAACTGGGCCTGGCGATGAGATCTTTGAGATCCCAGCCGTGAAGGAACTCCGGAAGCTGGAATTTGC ACTCGGTCCTGTTTACGGATCTGTGGGGTTTTTAAAGCTGGTGGAGGTCCTTCCTGCGTTTGAGCGGCTGCAGCACCTGGA CCTTGAAGCACTGACCGATAACAAAATCGGGGACAGGGGAGTGGAGCGGCTGACGGGGGCTTTCCCTGCTTTATCATCGCTGGAGACGCTCAA CCTGTCCCAGAACTACATTGGAGATCGAGGAGCCGAGAGACTGGCACAGTGTCTTCCTTCCCTCGTGTCACTGAAGCATCTCAG
- the LOC117973752 gene encoding Golgi apparatus membrane protein TVP23 homolog A-like, giving the protein MKQAQIVDDTEDVSLDFGAEEEERALRKTNIRHPMAAFFHLFFRISAIVTYLFCDWFSTSFVGCFLTIIVLLSCDFWSVKNVTGRLLVSLRWGNQIDEDGRSQWVFEAKKPSPHSRISTTEVEARIFWLGLVLCPLIWTLFFFTTLFSLKLKWLALVIAGIALQAANLYGFVRCKVGGQPGIPAPAAASSPQRPDIIFGEL; this is encoded by the exons ATGAagcag gcacAGATAGTTGATGACACAGAGGACGTCTCTCTCGATTTCGGAGCTGAAGAAGAAGAGCGAGcgttaagaaaaacaaacataag ACACCCCATGGCTGCCTTTTTCCACCTCTTTTTCCGAATAAGTGCGATTGTCACCTACCTCTTCTGCGACTGGTTCAGCACCAGCTTTGTGGGCTGCTTCCTAACCATCATCGTGCTGCTGTCCTGCGACTTCTGGTCAGTCAAA aACGTAACTGGCAGGCTGCTGGTGAGTCTGCGGTGGGGGAATCAGATAGATGAGGATGGAAGAAGCCAATGGGTGTTTGAAGCAAAGAAG CCTTCCCCTCACAGCAGAATCTCCACAACCGAAGTGGAGGCCCGGATCTTCTGGCTGGGGCTCGTTCTCTGCCCTCTCATCTGGACGCTCTTCTTTTTTACCACCCTGTTTTCTCTGAAGCTGAAATGGCTG GCCCTGGTCATCGCTGGAATTGCCCTTCAAGCTGCTAACCTCTACGGGTTTGTCCGGTGCAAAGTGGGAGGACAGCCTGGTATCCCCGCGCCGGCTGCTGCTTCATCTCCACAGAGG ccagACATCATATTTGGAGAACTATAG